In one Methylocaldum szegediense genomic region, the following are encoded:
- a CDS encoding ATP-binding protein translates to MRTFATTDGLMPHGYCLLWRPFLLYLHVISDVMTALAYYSIPGALIYFALRRRNFRFRYVFLLFGAFILACGTTHLLGAWTIWHPSYEVQGFVKLFTAVISIVAAFAVWPLIPQALAMPSQEELEETNRRLLKEIQDRKAAEEKIRQLNANLEERVAQRTRELTQLNRQLELEIQERKRVEDSLRDADHRKDEFLAMLGHELRNPLAPIRNAVHVMRKIAVTDPNLAWVRDVVDRQVAHLNRLVDDLLDVSRIVRGKITLHKSAVALAAVAEQALEASKPLIDARHHELTVSFPEETIQVYGDPVRLAQAVSNLLNNAAKYTPVGGKIGLTVTREFGQAVIRVHDTGEGIPDHLLPKLFDLFTQAERTIDRSQGGLGIGLTIVQKVVELHGGRVDARSEGPGKGSEFVIHLPIYEGFTGGGATGEVRSVGRTTSDQGLPGADRTFPGSASPKIENEKRRPR, encoded by the coding sequence ATGCGCACATTTGCTACGACTGACGGTCTCATGCCGCACGGATACTGCCTGCTTTGGCGTCCTTTTTTGCTGTACCTGCACGTCATTTCGGATGTGATGACGGCATTGGCCTACTACTCTATTCCCGGTGCCCTAATCTACTTCGCTCTGCGCCGTCGAAACTTTCGCTTTCGGTATGTTTTTTTGCTTTTCGGCGCGTTTATTCTCGCCTGCGGTACCACGCACCTGCTGGGTGCATGGACGATTTGGCACCCAAGTTATGAAGTCCAGGGCTTCGTCAAGTTATTCACTGCTGTGATTTCGATCGTCGCGGCCTTCGCGGTATGGCCACTGATCCCGCAGGCTCTCGCAATGCCTAGCCAGGAGGAACTGGAGGAGACCAACCGCCGATTGTTGAAGGAGATACAGGATCGCAAAGCGGCCGAAGAGAAAATCCGGCAATTGAACGCGAACCTGGAAGAACGAGTGGCGCAGCGTACCCGGGAGTTGACGCAGCTTAACCGCCAGCTTGAATTGGAAATTCAGGAACGCAAACGGGTGGAAGACAGTCTTCGCGATGCCGATCACCGTAAGGACGAGTTTCTGGCCATGTTGGGCCATGAGCTCAGAAATCCTTTGGCTCCGATTCGCAACGCGGTTCATGTTATGCGCAAGATCGCTGTGACCGATCCCAATTTGGCTTGGGTGCGAGATGTCGTCGATCGTCAAGTTGCCCATCTTAACCGCCTGGTGGACGATTTGCTGGATGTTTCCCGCATTGTCCGGGGCAAGATTACGCTGCACAAGAGCGCTGTCGCGCTGGCTGCCGTCGCCGAACAGGCCCTCGAGGCCAGCAAACCACTCATCGATGCCCGTCACCACGAACTTACGGTGTCCTTTCCCGAAGAAACGATACAGGTTTACGGCGATCCGGTCCGTTTGGCGCAGGCTGTCTCGAACCTACTGAATAACGCGGCCAAATACACCCCTGTAGGCGGCAAGATCGGGTTGACGGTTACACGCGAATTCGGCCAGGCGGTCATCCGTGTGCACGATACCGGCGAAGGCATACCGGATCACCTGTTGCCCAAGCTATTTGATCTGTTCACGCAAGCGGAGCGTACGATCGACCGCTCGCAGGGCGGTCTCGGTATTGGTCTGACCATTGTCCAAAAGGTGGTGGAGTTGCACGGAGGACGAGTCGACGCGCGCAGCGAAGGTCCAGGCAAAGGTAGCGAATTTGTGATCCACCTGCCTATCTATGAAGGATTTACGGGAGGCGGTGCCACCGGCGAGGTCAGGTCCGTGGGTCGGACAACCAGTGATCAAGGTTTACCCGGTGCAGACCGAACTTTTCCGGGATCAGCCTCCCCGAAGATCGAAAACGAGAAACGCCGTCCACGCTAA
- a CDS encoding DUF1294 domain-containing protein: protein MTSNPSDKQKPAARKQPVVADDSRLQEGVLVLWNDDKGFGFVRPATGGDDYFVHISAIESGTVRRPQVGDILLYNVATDTPGKRRLSYAAIKGVDVAVRKPTDGILATPRSPFLWALIGAPILLSCYLMWRTHNPIPFFSYVFLSVLTIMLYGLDKKHAITGQWRVPEFSMHMVELMGGWPGAVLARHDFRHKIRKTRYRRILWAIIACHALAWTAFLVFDLRGG from the coding sequence TTGACTTCGAATCCCTCCGATAAACAAAAGCCGGCCGCCCGTAAGCAGCCGGTTGTTGCCGACGATTCCCGCTTGCAGGAAGGCGTCCTTGTTCTTTGGAACGATGACAAAGGCTTTGGGTTCGTTCGTCCTGCCACTGGCGGCGACGATTATTTCGTCCACATCAGCGCGATCGAGTCAGGCACAGTCCGGCGCCCCCAAGTCGGCGATATCCTGTTGTACAACGTTGCAACCGATACGCCGGGGAAAAGACGCCTTTCGTATGCCGCGATCAAAGGCGTCGATGTCGCGGTGAGAAAACCGACCGACGGCATTCTCGCCACGCCTCGTTCGCCGTTCCTTTGGGCTTTGATCGGAGCGCCCATTCTCCTGTCGTGCTATCTGATGTGGCGGACACACAACCCGATTCCGTTCTTTTCCTACGTTTTTTTGAGCGTTCTGACCATCATGCTGTATGGTTTGGACAAGAAACACGCTATAACCGGCCAATGGCGTGTACCCGAGTTTTCCATGCACATGGTCGAGCTCATGGGCGGATGGCCGGGAGCGGTTCTTGCCCGGCACGATTTCCGCCATAAGATACGGAAAACCCGCTACCGCAGAATATTGTGGGCCATCATCGCGTGCCACGCTTTAGCGTGGACGGCGTTTCTCGTTTTCGATCTTCGGGGAGGCTGA
- a CDS encoding Hsp20/alpha crystallin family protein, with translation MTQTQDVAIRPAAEVQRAEHQVVLTPPVDIYEDADGITLIADIPGVSKDRLNIEVDKRTLLIEGDAHLEMPEGIQALYADIRSTRYRRSFSLSPELEPNNIDASLKDGVLTLRIPKRAELRPRKIEVRVD, from the coding sequence ATGACTCAGACACAAGATGTTGCGATTAGGCCGGCCGCCGAGGTACAACGAGCCGAACATCAGGTCGTGCTAACCCCGCCGGTCGACATCTACGAAGACGCGGACGGGATCACGCTAATCGCGGACATACCGGGAGTTTCGAAAGACCGACTCAATATAGAAGTCGACAAACGCACCCTGCTGATCGAGGGCGATGCGCATCTCGAAATGCCCGAGGGCATCCAGGCGCTCTACGCGGACATCCGTTCGACGCGATACCGCCGAAGTTTCTCGCTGAGCCCGGAACTGGAACCAAACAACATCGACGCTTCGCTCAAAGACGGCGTGCTCACGCTGAGAATTCCGAAGCGGGCTGAATTGCGTCCCCGCAAGATCGAGGTACGTGTGGATTAA
- a CDS encoding Hsp20/alpha crystallin family protein, whose protein sequence is MFNRLTPFESSLFDEFKRLEQEIDDLFARWPWPIGIRSAARGAFPPVNIGATSDEVDAYLFVPGIDPKTLDISLQQNVLSVSGERKLPRDEKANYYRQERFSGTFRRAVTLPEDVDPDRVEARCENGILHIKVKRREATKPRQIEVK, encoded by the coding sequence ATGTTCAATCGACTCACCCCGTTCGAAAGCAGCCTATTTGACGAATTCAAACGCCTCGAACAAGAAATCGACGATCTGTTCGCCCGCTGGCCATGGCCGATCGGTATCAGGTCGGCTGCCAGAGGTGCTTTTCCTCCCGTGAACATAGGCGCTACCTCCGACGAGGTGGATGCCTACCTGTTTGTTCCGGGTATCGATCCCAAGACGCTGGACATCTCGCTTCAGCAAAACGTATTGTCCGTATCCGGCGAACGCAAATTGCCGCGGGACGAGAAAGCCAACTATTACCGCCAGGAGCGCTTCAGCGGCACCTTCCGGCGCGCGGTCACACTACCGGAAGACGTTGACCCGGATCGAGTCGAAGCCCGTTGCGAAAACGGTATTCTGCATATCAAGGTAAAGCGGCGCGAGGCCACCAAACCTCGCCAGATCGAAGTGAAGTGA
- a CDS encoding alpha/beta hydrolase, producing the protein MSKIGHLSARPERIRTKAAKPAPTGLQPLELESGCNGHLYVPENYREERALPLVLLFHGAGGNSRHGLAPLLNLADPCGLILAAPASNEFTWDVIIQDYGIDVGQVDRILNHVFAHYAIDTSRIAIGGFSDGASYALSLGIMNGDLFSHILAFSPGFMISTVQRGNPRVFISHGTEDTVLPIDQCSRRIVPKLKRAGYDVSYQEFEGGHVVPSEIARQATRWFAGKSGLH; encoded by the coding sequence ATGAGCAAGATAGGACATCTTTCGGCCCGCCCCGAACGGATACGGACCAAAGCAGCGAAACCGGCGCCGACTGGCCTGCAGCCACTCGAGCTAGAATCCGGATGCAACGGTCATCTCTACGTTCCTGAAAATTATCGGGAAGAGCGGGCTCTCCCTCTGGTGCTGCTTTTTCACGGAGCCGGCGGCAACTCCCGACACGGCTTAGCGCCCCTCCTGAATTTAGCCGACCCCTGTGGTTTGATCCTTGCGGCCCCCGCATCGAACGAATTCACCTGGGACGTGATTATCCAAGACTACGGCATCGACGTCGGCCAGGTCGACCGCATCCTGAATCACGTGTTCGCCCACTACGCGATCGATACATCCCGCATCGCGATCGGAGGTTTTTCGGACGGCGCATCCTATGCGCTCTCCCTGGGAATCATGAACGGTGACCTGTTCAGCCATATCCTCGCGTTCTCGCCAGGTTTCATGATCTCTACGGTGCAGCGTGGAAACCCGCGGGTGTTCATTTCCCACGGCACTGAGGACACCGTCTTGCCGATCGATCAATGTAGCCGCCGCATTGTGCCGAAGCTAAAACGTGCCGGCTATGACGTCTCTTACCAGGAGTTCGAAGGCGGCCATGTCGTTCCTTCGGAGATCGCACGACAGGCAACCCGCTGGTTCGCGGGAAAAAGCGGTCTCCATTGA
- a CDS encoding VOC family protein, producing MRSFGSETAKRACTRWLPTSSAVLLTVTLAAFSGCTGRTVELPPLTQHETQIHYPGRIIWHDLLTDDLSGAKRFYGNLFGWQFTDFDSADFVYTIAWNHGHPIAGFVEKDDEQPRPASQWFSLLSVEDVDRAVRQTERYGGSVPLKPITAPERGRFAIIRDPGGALLTVIRTRWGDPDIGAPEENDWFWNELWTEKVDEAALFYRELVGFQARSLANESGTQPYLIFQHNGIPAAGAARLPMADGGPAWLPYVRVSDLDGTVSRAESLGGRILIAPNPNIRSGTVAVIADPSGAIFGIQQIPASR from the coding sequence ATGCGCTCATTCGGATCCGAGACCGCCAAACGTGCTTGCACAAGATGGCTTCCGACCTCGTCGGCAGTCCTGCTGACCGTTACGCTCGCGGCGTTCTCCGGCTGCACGGGACGAACGGTCGAGTTGCCACCGCTTACCCAACACGAGACACAGATTCACTATCCGGGCCGCATTATCTGGCACGATCTCCTGACCGACGATTTATCCGGCGCGAAACGCTTTTACGGAAACCTGTTCGGCTGGCAGTTCACGGATTTCGACTCGGCCGATTTCGTTTATACGATTGCCTGGAATCACGGACATCCGATCGCCGGCTTCGTGGAAAAGGATGACGAACAGCCGCGCCCGGCAAGCCAATGGTTCAGCCTGCTTTCGGTCGAAGATGTCGATCGCGCCGTACGCCAGACCGAACGCTATGGCGGAAGCGTGCCGCTGAAGCCAATCACCGCACCGGAACGGGGCCGTTTCGCCATCATTCGGGACCCCGGCGGTGCCTTGCTGACCGTCATCCGCACCCGCTGGGGCGATCCCGACATCGGTGCCCCCGAAGAAAACGACTGGTTCTGGAACGAATTGTGGACCGAGAAAGTCGACGAAGCGGCACTGTTCTACCGCGAATTGGTGGGCTTTCAGGCGCGCTCCTTGGCGAACGAAAGCGGCACACAGCCGTACCTGATATTCCAGCACAACGGCATTCCGGCAGCCGGGGCCGCGAGACTACCTATGGCCGATGGAGGACCGGCTTGGCTGCCTTACGTCCGCGTCTCAGATCTCGACGGAACTGTTTCCCGCGCGGAAAGTCTTGGAGGTAGGATACTCATTGCTCCGAACCCGAATATCCGCTCAGGAACGGTCGCCGTGATAGCCGATCCTTCGGGCGCTATATTCGGCATTCAGCAGATACCGGCTTCGCGATGA